In a genomic window of Gadus macrocephalus chromosome 9, ASM3116895v1:
- the LOC132464032 gene encoding uncharacterized protein LOC132464032, with the protein MELDHHIEQYFQRRYTNDEILAVLAEVHGVVLSKRTLERILREKRLWRRKGKTDVAEVAAFIEAQLQTSGQCHGYRWMYQKCWINGIITDRETVRVLLRLLDSEGVDLRSRNRLRRRVYHSRGPNYVWHIDGYDKLKPYGICISGCIDGFSRRLIWLEAYKTNNDPNVIAGYFMDAVLIAQGCPERLRVDLGTENVRLAEMQRFMHFSEGQLEIEHVTFGPSTGNQRIERWWLTLRSQCAQFWMDFFDKLKSDGYFADTFLDKSLVQFCFLSTIQAELEEVAFTWNEHRMRRVHNSRSPHGRPSIIHAVPQLYGATDYLYRPSLEKIEACLGECVYKDFPCDEDVFHICVGLMSEHGLELTNDVYKTVDLYVRLRQLINNELLQP; encoded by the exons ATGGAGTTGGATCACCACATTGAGCAATATTTCCAAAGACGATATACAAATGATGAAATTCTGGCAGTATTGGCTGAGGTGCATGGGGTAGTGCTGAGCAAGCGGACACTTGAAAGGATTCTGAGAGAGAAAAGATTGTGGCGCAGGAAGGGCAAGACAGATGTGGCCGAGGTGGCAGCTTTCATTGAAGCGCAACTCCAAACGTCTGGGCAGTGTCATGGCTACCGTTGGATGTACCAAAAATGTTGGATAAATGGCATTATTACCGACAGGGAAACAGTACGTGTTCTCTTGCGGCTGTTGGACAGTGAGGGAGTTGACCTGAGATCAAGAAATAGACTACGGCGGAGAGTATATCACAGCCGGGGTCCCAATTACGTCTGGCACATTGACGGCTATGACAAACTTAAACCGTATGGGATCTGTATAAGTGGATGCATAGATGGTTTTTCTAGGAGACTCATCTGGCTGGAGGCATACAAAACTAATAATGATCCGAACGTGATTGCTGGTTATTTCATGGATGCTGTACTAATAGCTCAAGGTTGCCCTGAACGATTACGGGTAGATTTAGGGACAGAAAATGTTCGTTTGGCCGAAATGCAAAGATTCATGCACTTTTCAGAGGGTCAACTTGAAATCGAACATGTCACATTTGGTCCAAGCACTGGCAACCAGCGCATTGAAAGATGGTGGCTGACATTACGCAGTCAGTGCGCCCAGTTTTGGATGGACTTTTTCGATAAATTGAAATCGGATGGATACTTCGCTGACACCTTCCTGGACAAGTCATTGGTCCAGTTCTGTTTTCTTTCCACAATTCAG GCAGAACTGGAGGAGGTCGCATTCACCTGGAATGAGCACAGGATGCGTCGAGTGCACAACTCACGAAGTCCTCATGGccgtccatccatcatccatgcAGTGCCTCAACTCTACGGGGCCACGGACTACCTGTATCGCCCAAGTCTGGAGAAGATCGAGGCCTGCTTGGGGGAGTGTGTTTACAAAGACTTCCCATGTGATGAAGATGTGTTTCACATTTGTGTGGGGCTTATGTCTGAGCATGGCCTTGAATTAACTAACGACGTGTACAAGACAGTAGATCTGTATGTAAGACTTAGACAGCTAATTAACAATGAATTGCTACAGCCTTAA
- the LOC132464031 gene encoding uncharacterized protein LOC132464031 produces the protein MDELCEFLRSRNVPEENIKQLENDKIDPNVLLLMNDDQLTEYLPSYGDRLAVLGYCRLKGKNPVARKSKLFERLKAKLAKSDDREHLSEKLPCQNAQKKERKIEIGWLNFRDGKFLQMRAKKGGGTRKISVSKNCCKDQLIEQAKNLFFPGQKNAEGNVQDFAIELTDFQERPLDPLTTVGDLYKVTKLPILRFYLATTKRDGCSENQLAASPNPPRPSLPLAEGQETADVVYASSSNVLSDTNSDPEPFDCSTVEMTDLASVSEVDAANAVDDFENSGTVTFFQGHLHDLDWVSLDDTLQTSPRASSSSTPTLDIAHVPIDQSERTKRIIVVHRGQILRELITHFLDTSVMRDDVFIQVILPNGSLEMAVDEGGVLRDVLTEFWLDFYEQCTLGNAFKVPFLRHDFGKQQWESIGRIIAMGWQKEKYLPIKIAPVILEKVALGSVKSSLVDCFLKYVTESERLVFESCRSDFESVDQEELIEVMDLHSCRRMPTADNIEQLLEELAHQKLVQEPAFVLEQWSKVLAPFRSDLEGISEAYVNLHPTLRKVIRSISYPTTMNDQQKNIGKHLSTYLRESDTQHLSLFLRFCTGSDLFLGKTITLSFTNLQGMQRRPIAHTCGCYLELPIDYDNYPDFRHEMNKVLESGVWAMDIV, from the exons ATGGATGAGTTGTGCGAGTTCTTGAGGTCGCGGAATGTACCAGAAGAAAACATAAAGCAACTGGAAAACGATAAG ATCGATCCCAATGTCCTCCTGCTCATGAACGACGACCAGTTAACCGAGTATCTACCATCATATGGAGACCGACTGGCTGTCCTTGGATATTGCAGATTGAAGGGGAAGAATCCTGTTGCCCGCAAATCAAAACTTTTTGAGCGACTGAAAGCCAAGTTAGCAAAAAGTGACGATCGTGAACACTTGTCTGAGAAGTTACCATGTCAAAATGCTCAGAAGAAAGAGCGTAAAATTGAAATTGGCTGGTTGAATTTCCGTGACGGGAAATTCTTACAAATGAGGGCCAAAAAGGGGGGCGGGACCAGGAAAATCTCTGTGTCCAAGAATTGTTGTAAAGATCAGTTAATTGAACAGGCCAAAAACCTGTTTTTCCCTGGTCAGAAAAATGCAGAAGGAAATGTTCAAGATTTTGCGATTGAACTAACTGATTTTCAGGAGCGCCCGTTAGATCCCCTGACTACAGTTGGGGATCTTTATAAAGTAACAAAGCTGCCCATTTTACGCTTTTACTTAGCAACAACCAAGAGGGATGGTTGCAGTGAGAATCAGCTTGCAGCCTCACCCAACCCCCCTAGGCCTAGTTTACCACTAGCTGAAGGTCAGGAAACCGCAGATGTGGTATATGCTAGTAGCAGCAATGTCCTGTCTGATACAAACAGTGATCCTGAGCCCTTCGATTGCTCCACTGTTGAAATGACAgatttggctagtgtgagcgAAGTTGATGCCGCCAATGCTGTCGATGACTTTGAGAATAGTGGCACAGTTACCTTTTTCCAAGGACACCTACATGATCTGGACTGGGTTAGCCTTGATGATACCTTACAAACGTCTCCTCGGGCATCAAGTTCATCTACTCCGACCCTAGATATTGCTCATGTGCCCATTGATCAGAGTGAAAGAACAAAGAGAATAATTGTTGTTCACCGTGGGCAGATCCTGAGAGAACTAATCACACATTTTTTGGACACGAGTGTCATGCGAGATGATGTTTTCATCCAAGTAATTCTTCCCAATGGAAGTTTGGAAATGGCAGTTGATGAAGGTGGCGTGTTAAGGGATGTGCTAACTGAATTTTGGCTGGACTTTTATGAGCAATGCACTTTAGGAAATGCTTTCAAGGTGCCTTTTCTACGCCATGATTTTGGTAAGCAGCAGTGGGAAAGCATTGGCAGAATAATAGCAATGGGTTGGCAAAAAGAGAAGTACCTGCCTATAAAAATAGCCCCAGTAATTTTGGAGAAAGTTGCCCTGGGAAGTGTGAAGAGTAGTCTTGTTGACTGCTTCCTGAAATAtgtcacagagtcagagagattgGTGTTTGAATCCTGCCGTTCAGATTTTGAAAGTGTGGATCAGGAAGAATTGATTGAAGTAATGGATCTCCACAGCTGTCGAAGAATGCCAACCGCTGATAATATTGAACAGCTCTTGGAGGAGCTTGCCCACCAAAAGCTGGTTCAAGAACCCGCCTTTGTCCTAGAGCAGTGGAGCAAGGTGCTTGCACCCTTTAGGTCAGATTTGGAAGGCATTTCCGAAGCGTATGTAAATCTTCATCCAACACTGAGGAAGGTGATTAGGTCTATCTCTTACCCCACTACTATGAACGACCAGCAGAAGAACATAGGAAAGCATCTTAGCACTTACCTTAGAGAATCTGACACACAGCACCTGTCTCTATTCCTTCGGTTTTGCACTGGCTCTGATTTGTTTCTTGGTAAGACCATTACTTTGAGCTTCACGAATTTGCAAGGTATGCAGAGACGGCCCATCGCCCACACATGTGGATGCTACTTGGAGTTGCCAATTGATTATGACAATTACCCGGATTTCAGACACGAAATGAACAAAGTATTGGAGAGTGGTGTGTGGGCAATGGACATAGTTTAG